The following coding sequences are from one Haliotis asinina isolate JCU_RB_2024 chromosome 3, JCU_Hal_asi_v2, whole genome shotgun sequence window:
- the LOC137276879 gene encoding uncharacterized protein: MARRVMNELEKRALQQLTCDFLERLDPKYYVIDFLYSKEQLTQLEYEELFEITNRATQCRNLLAIVRRKCSMEVFMSSLCVNNGYTFLADKIKEVLCQLEREQAAQGKRSPTYHHSDVEEDEDEANQENNTSSNKNICSVCKCPARINTMTKKKRILTKMQQHLKFLCMEGNSTDHETFLTELGSKWKKDADVQFIILDARARTMRVSSSDVSADTDSFKEMASLIPYTSDPTSSSMIFLARKASLFDVKGQAKDGLTVLGYAKTHADRVVPCRDTGLVIYMEINLLLKEYELKPTEKMKNQIIERIKEAIEVHFSQEEDDVKEDCSRMLYVKLACFYLGIGLMGNKIAGIKTTIDDIKTAQCVLDRVESKWKNMDSRRKMFFYLAKAVLSQETGQVERALHFGEIAKQMGERGKFERELKHIDPLTRDLAIEYDRMLSMRGEEIIQEFHDLSDDGETARNIP; this comes from the coding sequence ATGGCACGAAGAGTCATGAATGAACTAGAGAAGCGGGCACTTCAACAGCTCACTTGTGATTTTCTCGAAAGACTCGACCCAAAATACTATGTAATTGACTTTCTGTATTCCAAAGAACAGTTGACGCAGCTCGAGTACGAAGAGTTGTTCGAGATAACTAACCGAGCAACACAGTGCCGCAACCTGCTCGCCATAGTCAGAAGGAAGTGTTCAATGGAGGTGTTCATGAGCTCGCTGTGTGTCAACAATGGTTATACGTTCCTTGCAGACAAAATAAAGGAAGTACTATGTCAGCTGGAGAGGGAGCAGGCAGCACAGGGGAAAAGGAGTCCAACTTATCATCACAGTGATGTTGAAGAAGATGAGGATGAAGCtaaccaagaaaataacacGTCATCCAATAAGAATATCTGTTCAGTGTGCAAATGTCCGGCAAGAATTAACACCATGACGAAGAAGAAGAGGATTCTTACTAAAATGCAGCAACATTTAAAGTTTCTTTGTATGGAGGGAAACTCAACAGATCACGAAACTTTCCTTACAGAATTAGGCTCAAAATGGAAGAAAGATGCAGACGTCCAGTTCATCATCCTGGACGCCCGGGCACGAACCATGAGGGTGTCTAGCTCAGATGTGTCGGCTGACACTGACTCCTTCAAAGAAATGGCGTCCTTAATTCCATATACATCCGATCCAACATCCTCAAGCATGATTTTCTTGGCTCGTAAAGCGTCGCTGTTTGACGTGAAAGGACAGGCTAAAGATGGCCTCACAGTTTTAGGATATGCCAAAACTCACGCCGACCGTGTTGTTCCATGCAGGGATACGGGTCTAGTGATATATATGGAAATCAACCTTCTGCTGAAAGAATATGAACTAAAGCCGACCGAGAAGATGAAAAATCAGATAATAGAAAGAATAAAGGAGGCAATTGAAGTTCACTTCAGTCAAGAGGAAGACGATGTGAAAGAGGACTGTTCTAGAATGCTGTATGTGAAGTTGGCCTGTTTCTATCTAGGAATTGGGCTTATGGGGAACAAGATTGCTGGTATCAAGACTACGATAGACGACATCAAGACCGCCCAGTGCGTTCTAGATCGTGTTGAATCGAAATGGAAGAACATGGATTCCAGGAGAAAGATGTTCTTCTATTTAGCCAAAGCCGTCTTGAGTCAAGAGACGGGACAAGTGGAGAGAGCACTACATTTTGGAGAAATCGCAAAACAGATGGGCGAAAGAGGAAAGTTTGAACGTGAACTAAAGCACATTGACCCTTTGACTCGCGACCTGGCTATTGAATATGATCGGATGTTGTCCATGAGAGGTGAGGAGATTATTCAGGAGTTTCATGATCTGAGCGATGATGGAGAAACTGCGAGGAATATCCCATAG
- the LOC137278904 gene encoding LOW QUALITY PROTEIN: mas-related G-protein coupled receptor member A6-like (The sequence of the model RefSeq protein was modified relative to this genomic sequence to represent the inferred CDS: inserted 4 bases in 3 codons; deleted 1 base in 1 codon; substituted 1 base at 1 genomic stop codon): MSDGSLHWSVLLYNVVLFALGVTGNSWVFHIYRCRLKKNVFGSFVLILAVLDMVIVFVCLSCTVLLRFVYIVDASSLCKTQVFAKHFSXIGVVLSAIAHHRYQKACNPFGYHXQGHLSLKLCASGVGFALITSTPIMYLVGKTTAFTMFLVMTYFKIWKIGKSFAQTESRRVSTXVFCLSAIIYIVAGLPIMAIATWFSVHENXHTFPRVLSTAFDMGMYLLYVNCVANTAIYSMVSTMFRAECPQLCQCIQSQ, translated from the exons ATGTC AGACGGGAGTCTTCACTGGTCAGTTCTCCTCTACAACGTGGTCCTCTTTGCTTTGGGCGTCACCGGAAACAGTTGGGTCTTCCACATCTACCGTTGccgtttgaaaaaaaatgtatttggGTCATTTGTCCTGATACTAGCCGTATTGGACATGGTCATTGTGTTTGTCTGTCTATCATGTACTGTCTTGCTGCGTTTTGTTTACATCGTTGATGCTTCCTCACTTTGTAAGACACAAGTGTTCGCTAAACACTTTAG GATAGGCGTGGTGCTCTCTGCCATTGCCCACCACAGATATCAGAAGGCATGCAACCCATTTGGATATC GACAAGGTCATTTGTCACTGAAACTCTGTGCCAGCGGGGTTGGCTTTGCATTAATAACTAGCACTCCTATTATGTATCTGGTCGGAAAGACAACAGCATTTACGATGTTCTTGGTCATGACTTATTTCAAGATTTGGAAAATAGGTAAAAGTTTTGCTCAGACTGAATCAAGAAGAGTATCAACCTGAGTATTCTGTTTGTCAGCAATAATTTACATCGTTGCGGGACTGCCCATCATGGCGATTGCAACATGGTTCAGTGTTCACGAAA TTCATACATTTCCTCGGGTTCTCTCGACAGCATTTGACATGGGCATGTACCTTCTGTAT GTTAACTGTGTGGCCAACACTGCCATTTACAGTATGGTGTCCACCATGTTCCGTGCGGAGTGTCCTCAACTGTGTCAATGTATACAATCTCAATGA
- the LOC137276880 gene encoding calcium/calmodulin-dependent protein kinase type IV-like — MPIGKREEFWVNESVKNESFDSFYNVGKELGRGATSFVHKCEHKGTGVPWAAKIIKKQVEKKVVRTEIGILLKLNHPNIIRLKEIYETPREITLVLELVTGGELFDRIVARGFYSEKEAAKAVKDMLTAVAYLHENDVVHRDLKPENMLYENLEPESKLKIADFGLSKIIGQKVTMTTVCGTPGYCAPEVLSGKKYTKAIDMWSIGVITYILLCGYEPFSAETDREMYKRIIKADYKFDSPWWDDVSENAKNLVESMLTLDPKKRVTAADALRHPWVMGKANRINHMESTYDNIKEFNARRKLKTATEAVVAVARATRNIQNIFDGPGLAAHLPGTFPVMEQAAGQYEQVSGQTELTAAAS, encoded by the exons ATGCCGATAGGAAAGAGAGAAGAATTTTGGGTGAATGAAAGCGTTAAGAACGAATCTTTTGACTCGTTCTATAATGTGGGCAAGGAATTGGGGAG GGGTGCTACATCATTTGTACACAAGTGTGAACACAAGGGTACTGGTGTTCCATGGGCTGCCAAAATAATCAAAAAACAG GTTGAAAAAAAAGTTGTGCGCACAGAGATAGGAATCCTGTTGAAGTTAAATCATCCCAATATT ATTAGACTGAAAGAGATCTATGAGACACCCAGAGAGATTACACTAGTGCTGGAGCTGGTGACTGGAGGGGAGCTGTTTGACAG AATTGTGGCCCGAGGCTTCTACAGTGAGAAGGAAGCAGCTAAGGCAGTAAAGGACATGTTGACTGCTGTTGCT TACTTGCatgaaaatgatgtggttcaccGAGACTTGAAG cCAGAAAACATGTTGTATGAAAATTTGGAACCTGAATCGAAGCTGAAAATTG ctGATTTTGGGCTGTCAAAAATAATAGGACAAAAAGTTACAATGACAACAGTTTGTGGCACACCTGGATATTGTG CTCCAGAAGTTCTAAGTGGAAAGAAGTACACCAAAGCTATTGACATGTGGAGTATTGGAGTCATCACATATATACT TTTGTGTGGCTATGAGCCATTCAGCGCTGAGACTGACCGTGAGATGTACAAGCGTATTATTAAAGCGGATTACAAGTTCGACTCTCCCTGGTGGGACGACGTGTCAGAGAACGCTAAG AATCTTGTAGAAAGTATGCTGACCTTAGACCCCAAGAAGCGAGTGACTGCTGCGGATGCTCTTAGACATCCATGGGTGATGGGCAAGGCCAATCGCATCAACCACATGGAGTCCACCTACGACAACATCAAGGAGTTCAATGCCAGGAGGAAACTCAAG ACTGCAACAGAAGCTGTCGTGGCTGTTGCCAGGGCAACCAGAAATATCCAGAATATATTTGATGGTCCAGGCTTAGCCGCCCATCTTCCCGGAACATTCCCAGTTATGGAACAGGCTGCTGGACAATATGAACAAGTCAGTGGACAAACTGAGCTCACAGCTGCTGCAAGCTAA
- the LOC137276881 gene encoding orexin/Hypocretin receptor type 1-like yields MTNHTPTGVHPEPVGHYIHWPILLYFIVIFICGLSGNTLILYAYRYRMKETIFGFFVQILATVDMTTVMISLPGSFVFRYFSATLDLVQMCKFLIFMNHLNSLVSGLLLSVIAFQRYRLVCRPHGKQITKALARKLCLSGMCLAFCLSLPIIFIVGVSKSPTLVGNQTYGLPTCDYEERRKKKGESIVYAVLVDAEFAGIAAFLVVVYSLIGKDLYKRLRANNNENAYHVKKTTKVFFMLTVVFLVSVAPLMMISTIFSVFPDPPNFSEITLTLFDFGVYLPHVNCVANPVIYSFTSKQFRTECLSLCTTCRNSKTRTEASSDSRTATTSL; encoded by the coding sequence ATGACCAACCACACTCCCACCGGTGTTCATCCTGAGCCCGTCGGCCACTACATCCACTGGCCTATACTGCTGTATTTTATTGTGATCTTCATTTGTGGCTTGTCCGGGAACACGCTGATACTGTATGCATATCGTTACCGGATGAAGGAAACTATATTTGGcttttttgttcaaatacttGCAACTGTTGACATGACAACAGTTATGATATCACTTCCTGGCTCGTTTGTGTTCCGATATTTCTCTGCAACTTTGGACTTAGTACAGATGTGCaagtttcttatattcatgaATCACTTGAACTCCCTCGTGTCAGGTCTTTTGTTGTCAGTAATCGCCTTTCAGCGCTACAGATTGGTGTGTCGCCCACACGGTAAACAGATAACAAAGGCTCTGGCTAGGAAACTGTGCCTCTCTGGGATGTGTCTGGCATTTTGTCTAAGTCTTCCGATCATATTTATCGTTGGAGTGTCCAAGAGCCCTACTTTAGTTGGTAACCAAACCTACGGCTTGCCAACCTGTGACTACGAAGAACGCCGAAAAAAGAAAGGAGAGTCCATAGTATATGCTGTGCTTGTGGACGCAGAATTTGCTGGAATCGCTGCCTTTCTCGTCGTAGTCTACTCCCTGATTGGAAAAGACTTATATAAAAGGTTGAGAGCAAACAACAACGAAAACGCCTATCACGTGAAGAAAACTACGAAAGTGTTTTTCATGTTAACAGTTGTGTTTTTGGTGTCAGTGGCACCCTTAATGATGATATCCACGATCTTcagtgtattccctgacccTCCTAACTTCTCGGAGATTACACTCACCTTGTTCGACTTCGGCGTGTACCTCCCTCACGTCAACTGTGTCGCTAACCCTGTCATTTACAGCTTCACATCCAAACAGTTTCGCACTGAATGTCTGTCCCTGTGTACTACCTGTCGCAATTCCAAGACCCGGACTGAGGCTTCATCCGATTCCAGAACAGCAACCACATCTTTGTAA